A genomic segment from Pedobacter sp. MC2016-14 encodes:
- a CDS encoding DUF4783 domain-containing protein — MTRLFIPALTIIAYFMPLKYMQGDIVDNLPALFKAGNAKELAKSFSSSVELNILNEDDVYSKAQAEQILRDFFNKHEPVNASVVHVIDTNPNYRFNILSLTTKSGKYRVSVTLRKTNNTFFITELRIEPDKS; from the coding sequence ATGACTAGGTTATTCATTCCGGCACTAACTATAATTGCATATTTTATGCCCTTAAAATATATGCAAGGGGATATTGTTGACAATTTGCCCGCACTTTTTAAGGCGGGAAATGCTAAAGAACTGGCAAAAAGCTTCTCTTCTTCTGTAGAGTTAAATATACTGAATGAGGATGATGTGTATTCTAAGGCACAGGCCGAGCAAATTTTACGTGATTTTTTTAATAAACATGAACCCGTAAATGCAAGTGTTGTACATGTTATTGATACCAATCCCAACTACCGTTTTAACATTCTTTCTTTGACTACTAAAAGCGGAAAATACCGTGTTTCTGTTACGCTCAGGAAAACTAACAATACCTTTTTTATCACTGAATTGAGAATAGAGCCTGATAAATCGTAA